The nucleotide sequence ATAGCTGGGAGAAAGGTTTACGCTCTTTGAAAGGCTTTCTAATGTAATATTCTGATTATAATGCTCTGTGATATACTGTGCGGACCTTAAGATATCAGAGTCCATGTCTCCGTCACTCACCGTCTTTCCTGCCTTGGCAACACAGCAGCGGTTACAATATAGAAGAAATTCCTTGAGCATAAGCTGCATGAGTACCTTTGTACTTTCATCATCAACCTTATCCTCTTTAAGCATTGACTCTAAAACATTATCAATAGTCGATCTGTATGCCCTTGGAATATGTGTGAGATTTGCCGAAAGAAATTTTTCCTTCAAATTTTCCACTATAGGTCTTCCATCGTCATCAAGATCCTCTTCATTAAAGTAGATATTTATTCTTTCGCACTGGGTATTGTACTTATTATAATGTGGTTCTCTCGGCGGTATAACGATGAAATCTCCGCCCTTCATTTCATAAAGATTGTCATAGATGAAGCATCTGCAGCTTCCGGATTTGACGTAAAATAATTCGTAATAATAATGGAAGTGATTTTCCACCATCTTAAAATCTTTTCCTCTTATAACGGAATTAATATAGACTCTGTCAATGTTTAAATCTGATACTCTCATACGTAAAACACCTCTCTTGATCAGGCAGAAATCACAAAAGCTGTCGGATTCCCCCTTTCCGACTGCATATATATTTCTCGCCTTAGCCAAAAATCATTAGATAATCCGCTGTATTCTCGTCAATTTAACAAGCAATACCGCTGATTTATTTCTCTTGCCTTGTATATTATAACATACATAAGTAAAAAAAACAGTGCTTCGAATAAAAAATCGTACAATTACAAGTATTTTTAATTATTGCCATGAGTTATCTTATATATAACGAAAGACAAAAGAAAAAAGTAAGCAAAACAGCAACCCATTAACAGACAATTTACTATTATTAGTCTTCTCAATCTTTTTAACCTTTTTAACCTTTTAACCTCAAATTGCCCGGAGAGTGCTTCAGGAAAGTGACGCTCCCCGGGTAAAAATTTTTAAGAAAATAATGTTTTTCTTTTCCCCCGTATCAATACAGGTTCAGGCTAAACTAAGGTTTTCAGATCGAAAATAGAGGGAGGCAGACAACAAATGATTCAATTTGGATTAAGACTTCACGATTCGGAGGCCCTTCCTTTAGAGGAACGTCTGAAAAAGGTAAAGTCGCAGGGATTCAGCACAGTACATCTTGCCCTTTCAAAGATCGGACTTCCATCCGGAATGGACGAAAGAGGATACGGTGTTTTAACGCCCGGTTATGCATTTTATCTTAAAAAGATATTTGCCGATGCAGGCATCAACATTGCGATCATCGGATGCTACTTAAATCTTGGACATCCCGATGAAACAGAATGGCAGAGACTGAGAAAAATTTACAGAGCACATTTAAGATTTGCAAGAGATTTAGGCTGCGGTATGGTCGGCACAGAAACAGGCGCCCCAAACCCGACCTATAGTTATGATAAAGAGAGCTGCCACTCACGAGAGGCACTCGAGATCACAAAAAGACATTTAAGCGAAGTTGTTTCCGATGCCGAAAAGATTGGCATGACAATAGGTATAGAACCGGTTTACAAGCATATCGTCTGGAACAGTGCCAGAGCAAGAGAAATACTCGACAGTATCGCTTCTCCGGCATTGCAGATCATTTTTGATCCTGTAAACCTTCTTCACCCGGACAACTTAAATGAAAGAGACGAAGTTATCAGCAAAGCGATTGAGGATCTCGGCGATGAGGTCGCCCTAATTCACCTTAAGGATTATGTCCTTAAAGATAACGCCGGAGAAAAGAAAATGGAATGTCTCGCTCCCGGTCTCGGAGAAATGGACTATTCCAGAATTCTCAAATTCGCCTGCGAAAAGAAGCCTTTTATACAGGCAACTTTGGAAAACACAAAACCGGACAATGCCGAAGCGGCACTAAAATTTCTAGAGGTGAAATCTAATGACTGGGCTTAAGCTTATGACTGACTCAGATGAGAAAATAAAAAAATATATTGATTATATGATAGAGAATTCCACGGCAGAGATGCCCTACTGGAATCAGGAAAAAATACGAAGCGGTAAAGCCAACAAATGGAATTACATCGATGGCTGTATGATCACAGCCATTCTTGAGCTTTACGAGATCACTCAGGATCAAAAATATGCAGATTTTGCAGATTCGTTCGTAGGCTGGTTTATAAATGATGACGGCAGCGTAAAAACCTATGATCCGGAAGAGAAAAATCTCGACCATCTTGGAGCTGCAAGAAATCTTTTCAAGCTTTACGACATCACTAAAAACGAAAAATACAGGAAGGCCATGGAGGTTTTCCGTCACCAGCTGGATATCCAGCCGAGAACCAGTGAGGGAAGCTTCTGGCATAAGAATATTTACCCCAATCAGGTATGGCTCGACGGTCTTTACATGGCTGAACCTTTCTATATGACATATGAAACAAGATACAACAGAATGCGCTTCTGTTCTGACAGTTTCAAACAGTTCGAGATAGTTAAAAGCCGCATGAAAAATACCGGAAACGGTCTTTATTATCACGGTTATGACGAATCCAGAGAGATGTACTGGGCAGATAAGAATACAGGATGTTCCCAGTGCACCTGGCTCCGTTCAATGGGCTGGATGATGTGCGCTCTTGTAGAGACAGCAGCAGCCATGGACGAGTCACTTTATTACGAATACAGAACATTGGGAAAAATGCTTAAAGATGCGGCTGATGCCCTTGCCGACTGGCAGGATGAAAGCGGTCTTTTCTATCAGGTCGTTGACCATCCGGAAGCAACGGGAAATTACCTTGAGACTTCAGGAACCGCACTTATAGCATATGCACTCCTTAAAGGAGTCAGACTCGAAATACTTCCTGATCGTTTCGAAGCGATCGGAGAAAAAGCTTTCGAAGGAATAGTAAAGAACAAACTTAAATTTAAGGAAGATGGTGTGATCTCCTTAAGTGATATTTGTCTTGTAGCAGGTCTTGGCGGTGAAAACCACCGTGACGGGAGTATGGAATATTATTTCAGCGAGCCTATAGTTGAAGATGATGCAAAGGGATCAGCTCCATTTATTCTGGCTTACACTGAGATCTTAAGAAGGAAGAAAAAAGCATGGAATTTGAAATTATAGAAATATTCAACCGCAGCGTGACCATAGAGGTTGACAGCGGTTATAAATATCGTTCTAAAAATTCTTTTAAGGTTTATATAAACGGAGAGCTTCGTGCAGAGAAGAAAGAAAATGTAGTTTCTATCTCCTCTCTTACTCCCGACACTGTTTACCTCATAACGATCGAGGATTCCAATAAAAGCAGATGTGAAAAATCTTTCAGGACTCTTGAAGAATCAGTTCTCCTGGACGTAACCAAATTCGGAGCTGTAGCAGACGGTAATTATGATGATACGGCACCTATACAGGCAGCGATCCTTGCATGCCCTCCAAAGGGAACCATATATTTTCCCAGAGGAACCTATCTTTCAAGACCTATTTTCTTAAAGAGCAATATTACACTTTATCTCGATGAGGAAGCAGTTATCATGGGCTTCCCCGAGCGTGAAAAATATCCTATCTTACCGGGTATGGTTCAGCGCACCGACGAAAGTGATGAATATAATATCGCAAGCTGGGAAGGAAATCCCCTCTCCTCTTTTGCCTCTCTTATCACAGGCATCGAGGTTCACGATGTAGATATCATCGGCGGCGGCTGTATTGATGGCAATGCTTCAAACGGCGACTGGTGGGTGAATCCTAAAGTCAAGCGAGGCGCCTGGAGACCAAATATCGTATTTTTATGCAAATGCCACGATATCAGAGTTCAGAACGTGCTTATAACAAATTCACCCGGATGGACGGTTCATCCTTACTACAGCGATCATCTCAAATTCATGAACATTATCATCGAGAATCCTTACAATTCTCCTAATACAGATGGATTTGATCCCGAAAGCTGCACTGATGTTTCACTTATCGGTTCGAGAATCTCCGTTGGTGATGACTGCGTAGCTATAAAGAGCGGCAAATATTACATGAGCCGTTATCATTTCAAACGCACAAAGGGCATCAACATAAGAAACTGCTTCTTTGAAAGAGGCCACGGCAGCGTGACTATAGGAAGCGAAATGGCCTGCGGTGTTGACGGAGTAAGCGTTTCCAACTGCGTATTTAAGGGTACAGACCGAGGTATCCGCTTAAAGACCAGGCGCGGACGCGGCAAGAGAGGTGTTATCGACAATCTCAGATTTGAAAATATCGAAATGGCCGATGTAATGATGCCTCTTACAGTAAATATGTTTTATTACTGTGATCCGGACGGTCATTCAGACTACGTACAGGATCAGGAAAGATACCCTGTCGACGAGCGTACACCCAAGATCGGTACCATTACTGTAAAAGATGTCGACTGCACAGGTGCAAATGCTTCATTCGCCTGCTGCTACGGACTTCCGGAGCAGCCTATAGAAGGGCTTGAGTTTTCCAATGTTAATGTTTCTTTCCTTCCGGAAAGCGAACTTCATCCGGTATGTCCTATCATGATGGACAATTTCCCGGAGCTCAAAGGAAAGAGTTTCTTCTTAAAGAATGTAAAAAAAGTAATCCTCAATAATGTAAATATTCAGGGTTCCATAGAGGAAGCCGAGTTTATAAATACTGATGTAAACGGAGAAGTTGTTTACGAAGACAGTAAAGCCCGCGCTGTATAAGTCGGGCTCTGCTCTCTTTATCTGCACATAGGAGGTGCATATGAATAAAAAATATGATCTGGTTACCTTCGGAGAAGTCATGATGCGTCTTTCTTCACCGAATTCAAGCCGGGTCGCTGAATCAGATTCTTTTAATAAATGTGCTGGAGGTTCCGAGCTCAACGTTGCGGCAGGTGCATCGATCCTCGGAGCTAAATCAGCTTTTATAACAAGCATTCCGGATAATTTCAACGGAAATTATGTTAGAAGTAAGATTCGTGAAAAAGGCGTTTTTGATGAGTATGTTCTTACCGATGAAAGCAAGGATGCACGTCTTGGCATCTACTATTACGAATTCGGTGCTTCTCCCAAAAAGCCCACTGTAGTTTATGACAGAAATGATTCATCTTTTTCTAAGATTTCTCTGGACAGTATTCCTGAAGAAGTATTTTCTTCCACAGAAATTTTCCATACCTGCGGCATTTCACTTGCCTTAAATAAAAACTTAAATTCTGTCACCAAAGCTCTCATTAAGAAATTCAAAGAGCACGGTGCTCTCATATCTTTCGACTGCAACTTCCGCGCAAACCTCTGGTCTGTAGAGGAAGCAAGAGCTGCAGTAACAGAAATTCTCCCGTTGATCGACATCTTCTTTGTTTCCGAAGAAACTAACTACCATATGATGGGCAGAACCGGTACTCTCGAAGACATCATGAAGAGCTACAGTGATGAATACGGAGTAAGCCTTGTATTTACAACACAGCGTAAGGTTAAGAGTCCCAAAACTCATGATTTCACCTCTATCGCTTACGATGCAGCCGCTGACAGATACTTTACCGAAAAGCCTTACGAGGATATCGATATTGTAGACCGCGTCGGCTCAGGTGATGCATATTGCTCAGGCGTTCTCGGAGGACTTATAAAACATTCCGATACTCTCACAGCACTTCAGTACGGAAATGCTGCAGCCGCTATTAAATGCACAGTTCCGGGCGATATGATCTCAACAGATAAAAAAGAAATTGACAGTATCATAAGGGAACATAACACAGATGGTCCCAAGCATGAAATGAATAGATAAAAAGTTAAAGGAGGCTCAAATAATGGACACAAGATATTCATGTAACCCAGAAGATTTCAAAAGATATAACACAGATGAGATAAGAAAGGAATTTCTTATTGAGAATCTTTATGTTGATGATAAGGTAACTGCTGTTTACAGTCATGTAGACAGAATGGTAACTCTCGGTATCAAGCCTGTAAACAAGGCACTTTCTATCGATGACGGCATCGATGTATGGCACAATTTCGGAACAGAATTTTTCCTTGAGCGCCGCGAGATCGGTATTTTCAACATCGGCGAGGCAGGTTCCATCGAGGTAGACGGAACAAACTACGCTTTAGGCCACGGCGACTGCCTCTATATCACAAGAGGCGCAAAGAGCGTTCATTTCTCATCCGACAGCTCTTCTGCTCCGGCTAAATTCTTCGCAGTTTCAGCACCTGCTCATACAAGCTATGAGACAAAGCTCATCAAGATCGCAGATGCAAACAAGCGTCCCTGCGGTTCTGCTGAAGAAGCTAACAAGAGAACCATCAATCAGTTCATTCATCCGGATGTATTAAAGACCTGCCAGCTTTCAATGGGTATGACAGTTCTTGAGCCCGGCAGCATCTGGAATACAATGCCGGCTCATACACATGAGAGAAGAATGGAGATCTATACCTACTTCGATCTCGGTGAAGATGATGTTGTATTCCACATGATGGGACAGGGCAATGAGACACGTCACATCGTAATGCATAACGAAGAAGCCGTTATTTCTCCTTCATGGAGCATCCACTCAGGTGCAGGCACAAAGAACTACACCTTTATCTGGGCAATGGGCGGTGAGAACCAGACTTTTGATGATATGGACAATATCGAAAAGAAAGATCTCAGATAATTTATTTCAGACTGAATTTACTATAGGAGCCAGCAGCTGTCGGAACATGCGTCAGCATGTGACATACAGATGCGGCAACCGACAGGCTATGTCAACATATAAACTTACGTTTATTAAGGAGGAGCCAGCAGCTGTCGGAACATGCGTCAGCATGTGACATACAGATGCGGCAACCGACAGGCTATGTCAACATATAAACTTACGTTTATTAAGGAGGTATAAAATGTCAGGATTTAATATGGACAGTTTTTCCCTTAACGGAAAAGTTGCTCTCGTAACCGGCGCAAGCCACGGCATTGGAATGGCAATTGCCCAGGCACTTTATCAGGCAGGCGCAAAGGTTGCATTTAACTCAAGCTCAGAAGCAGGTCTTGAAAAAGGTCTCGCTGGCTATAAAGAACTCGGCGTAGAAGTTAAGGGCTATGTTTGTGACGTTTGCGACGAAGCAGCAGTTACAAAAATGGTAGCTGACATCGAGAAAGAGCTCGGTGTAATCGATATCCTCGTAAACAACGCAGGTATCATCCGTCGTATCCCTATGACAGAGATGAGCGTAGAGGAATTTAAGAAGGTCGTAGATACAGACCTTAACGCTCCTTTCATCGTTTCCAAAGCAGTTATCCCCGCAATGATCAAAAAAGGTCACGGCAAGATCATCAACATCTGCTCTCTCATGAGCGAACTCGGCCGTGAAACAGTTTCTGCTTATGCAGCTGCAAAGGGCGGTCTCAAGATGCTTACCAGAAATATATGCTCTGAGTTCGGCGAAGCCAATATCCAGTGCAACGGCATCGGTCCCGGTTATATCGCCACAAGCCAGACTGCTCCTCTTCGTGAGAGACAGGCTGACGGAAGCCGTCATCCTTTTGATTCATTCATCGTTGCAAAGACTCCTGCAGGACGCTGGGGCGAAGTTGATGACTTAAAAGGACCCGCTGTTTTCCTTGCATCTGATGCATCTGATTTCGTAAACGGACAGATTCTCTATGTAGACGGCGGAATCACAGCTTATATCGGCAAACAGCCATAATTAATCCCGAATAAATACTACATCTTATATTACATAAATGAAAGGACCTAAATAAAAATGAACCTCAACTTAAAAGATAAAAAAGAATGTAAATTTGACGCCGTATCACTCGGCGAGGTAATGCTCCGTCTCGATCCCGGCGAAGGACGTATCCGTACAGCACGCTCTTTCAGAGCATGGGAAGGCGGCGGAGAGTACAACGTTATCCGCGGACTTCACAAGTGCTTCGGCATGGACACAGCAGTTATCACCTCTTTCGCTGATAACGAAGTCGGCAAACTCATGAAGGATTTCATCGAGCAGGGCGGCGTTGACACAAGCCTCATCAACTGGAAAAAGACTGACGGTATCGGCCGTGTCTGCAGAAACGGTATCAACTTCACAGAGCGTGGTTTCGGTATCCGTGGTGCAGTAGGATGCTCAGACAGATTTAACACAGCTATTTCACAGGCTACTGCAGAGGATCTTGATTTCGAGTATATCTTCGGTGAACTCGGTGTTCGCTGGCTCCACACAGGCGGAATTTATGCAGCTCTTTCAGAGACAGCTTCCGACACTGTTGTAAAAGCTATCAAAACCGCTAAGAAATACGGCACTATCGTTTCTTATGACCTTAACTATCGTCCTTCCATGTGGTCAGCTATCGGCGGCCAGGAGAAGGCTCAGGAAGTTAACAAGGAAATCGCTAAATACGTTGACGTAATGATTGGTAACGAGGAAGACTTCACAGCATGCTTAGGCTTCAAGATCGAAGGCAACGATGAGAACTTAAAGGAGCTCAACCTCGAGGGTTACAAGAAGATGATCGGTGAGGCAGCCAAGACCTATCCTAACTTCAAGGTAGTTGCTACTACACTTAGAACTGTTAAGACAGCAACTGTAAATGACTGGAAAGCAATCTGCTGGGCTGACGGCGAAATCTACAAGTCCAAAGAGTACAACGGCCTCGAGATCATGGATAGAGTAGGCGGCGGTGACTCATTTGCATCAGGTCTGGTTTACGGTCTCATGACAACTGAGGATCCTGAGAAGGCTGTTAACTATGGTGCAGCTCACGGCGCTCTTGCTATGACAACACCTGGCGACACTTCTATGGCATCACTCAGCGAAGTTGAAGGAATAATGGGCGGCGCAGGCGCTCGTGTAAAGAGATAATAAACTGTTTTCTGTATAAATTAGGAGGTATTACGATGAATAAGGAAAAAATGGAAAAGGTAATGGAGAATTTCTCAGAAGTAGGAATAATCCCTGTAGTAGTATTAAACGATGCAAAAGATGCTGAGCCCCTTGGAAAGGCACTTATGGAGGGTGGTCTTCCGGCTGCCGAGGTTACTTTCAGAACAGACGCAGCTGAAGAGTCTATCAGAATCTTAAGTGAGAAATATCCTGATATGCTCGTTGGTGCAGGCACAGTCCTTACAAAGGATCAGGTTGACAGAGCTGTTAACGCAGGTGCAAAGTTCGTTGTTTCTCCCGGATTCGATCCTGAGATCGTTAAATACTGCCTCGACAAGGATATCCCGGTTTGCCCCGGCACAGCTACAGCAAGCGAAGTTCTTGCAGCAGCAAACTTAGGCCTCACACATGTTAAGTTCTTCCCTGCTGAGAACGCAGGCGGCCTTAAGATGATCAAGGCTATCGGTGCAGCTCTCCAGTCCATCAAGTTCATGCCTACAGGCGGCATCAACGCTTCAAACGTAAGAGATTACCTTGCAAGCGAAAAGATCTTCTGCTGCGGCGGTTCATGGATGGTAAAGGGCGACCTCATCAAAGCCGGCAAATTCGACGAGATCAAGGCTCTCGTTGCAGAGGCTGCTGATATCGTTAAGGAAGTAAGAAACTCACTCAGCAAGGCTGCATAATCAGAAATCAGAATTAGAAAATTTGAATAGATCATAAATTAAGCCACCGGTAAAGCAGTTGTTTTCCGGTGGCTTATATATTTTTTTGAACCCCGGGGACGTACTTTAGGGGTCATTTTGTGTAAAATGACCCCTAAAGTACGTCCCCATAGCTCATTTTTTACTTTATAAATAGATAAAGCTGTGATATGATGCTAGCGATATATAAGTGAAGAAGGTTTAATACAATGGAATACAGGAAATCAGATTTGAGAGGCATTTTGCTTACAACAAGCGGTGCTGCCTGCTGGGGATTATCCGGATCAGTGGGACAGTACCTTTTTTCAGTCCAGAAAATGGACAGTCACTGGCTCGTACCGATAAGGCTCGGCGCAGCAGGCATAATACTTTTTATATACTGCCTTATGAAGTTTAAGCGGGATACTTTTCTCCCATGGAAAACAAAGGAATCGGCTCTAACAATGCTGACCTACGGAATTTTAGGTGTCAGCTGCTGTCAGTTCCTATATTTCCTTACCATCCAGCTCTCTTCCGCAGCGATCGGCACGATAATGCAGGATCTGGCTCCGGTATTCATACTTATAATAAGCTGTATCGCAGCCGCCAGAAAACCTAAGATCATTGAACTGGCAACAATAACCCTGGCAATAATCGGAGTTTTCTTTATCACGACCAATGGAAATCTCGCCTCAATGTCAGTATCACCGGCAGCAATTATCGCAGGTGCTGTCAGCGGAATCTGCGTTGCAGTGTATAATCTGCTGGCGCCAAAGCTGAATCATGTCCCTGTCCTTGTAATACAGGCATGGTCCTTCCTTTTAGGCGGATTCGCAGGGCTTTTCATATTTCAGATTTGGAAATACCATTACATTCCAAATGCCTATGGAATCTTAGGGATAGCATTTGTAGTAGTTGTCGGAAATATAATGGCATTCGGTCTTTATATAAGCGGTGTCCAAAAGATCGGCCCCCAGAAAGCTATCCTTTACAGCTTCGCAGAGCCCATCACAGCCGCAATAATTTCAACTCTCGTGCTTGGCACAGCATTTACAGGATTTGAAGCCCTTGGATTTGCATTGATATTTATAATGCTCTGGCTCACCACTGTAGATACAAGATCTCCACGCAGACCTATCAAAGCAAAAGTAAAACAGGCATAAATCCATAAACTAAGAAAGCAGCCGGAACAAAAGTCCCGACTGCTTTTTTATATAGTCATTACCTTCTCCTGTAACGCTATAAACATCTTTACGCTTTTTGAGCGATTCCCTCTTCCCCTTTTCTTTCCTTCTTTGCAATTTCAGGAAGAATAAGGCCAAGAGCTGTAAGAACTACAGGTGTACAGATATTCATGATCATTGTAAATTTATCCTCGTTGTACATACCCAAAATACATGAAGCTGCTGTTACCAAGAAGCACCATGCTCCAAAGAACTTTGCGATCACCTGATTCTTTACAAATCTGTAATCAGCATCTATCGTATCGAAATGATTTCTGAGAGCGATATAAGCTGCAAATACCCAGAGATATCTGAGCGGCATACATACAGAGTTAAGTCTAGTGAGCTGCTGAAGAACTGCTGCTGCTCCCGGAACGAATGTCTGCATAAGGATGATGATTCCCGAAAGAACACCTACCATGTAGATACCGTTGATATATACGCCGTGCTTATTCTTCTTTCGAAGAGCTGATGGAATGAATTCCTTAATATCATCATTGTCAAGTAATATACGAAGCGGTGCATCAATACTTAAGATAAGTACTGCAAGCTGGCTGACAACATTGCAGAGTGCATATACAATAAGGAAGAAATCTCCCACGTGATAATACTGACCAAGCTTCTGGAATGCCCAGTATGAACCATTTGCCGCATAAGAGTTAAATGACTCTGTGCTCTCATTTATAAGTG is from Lachnospiraceae bacterium C1.1 and encodes:
- a CDS encoding sugar phosphate isomerase/epimerase — protein: MIQFGLRLHDSEALPLEERLKKVKSQGFSTVHLALSKIGLPSGMDERGYGVLTPGYAFYLKKIFADAGINIAIIGCYLNLGHPDETEWQRLRKIYRAHLRFARDLGCGMVGTETGAPNPTYSYDKESCHSREALEITKRHLSEVVSDAEKIGMTIGIEPVYKHIVWNSARAREILDSIASPALQIIFDPVNLLHPDNLNERDEVISKAIEDLGDEVALIHLKDYVLKDNAGEKKMECLAPGLGEMDYSRILKFACEKKPFIQATLENTKPDNAEAALKFLEVKSNDWA
- a CDS encoding EamA family transporter produces the protein MEYRKSDLRGILLTTSGAACWGLSGSVGQYLFSVQKMDSHWLVPIRLGAAGIILFIYCLMKFKRDTFLPWKTKESALTMLTYGILGVSCCQFLYFLTIQLSSAAIGTIMQDLAPVFILIISCIAAARKPKIIELATITLAIIGVFFITTNGNLASMSVSPAAIIAGAVSGICVAVYNLLAPKLNHVPVLVIQAWSFLLGGFAGLFIFQIWKYHYIPNAYGILGIAFVVVVGNIMAFGLYISGVQKIGPQKAILYSFAEPITAAIISTLVLGTAFTGFEALGFALIFIMLWLTTVDTRSPRRPIKAKVKQA
- a CDS encoding glycoside hydrolase family 28 protein, which produces MEFEIIEIFNRSVTIEVDSGYKYRSKNSFKVYINGELRAEKKENVVSISSLTPDTVYLITIEDSNKSRCEKSFRTLEESVLLDVTKFGAVADGNYDDTAPIQAAILACPPKGTIYFPRGTYLSRPIFLKSNITLYLDEEAVIMGFPEREKYPILPGMVQRTDESDEYNIASWEGNPLSSFASLITGIEVHDVDIIGGGCIDGNASNGDWWVNPKVKRGAWRPNIVFLCKCHDIRVQNVLITNSPGWTVHPYYSDHLKFMNIIIENPYNSPNTDGFDPESCTDVSLIGSRISVGDDCVAIKSGKYYMSRYHFKRTKGINIRNCFFERGHGSVTIGSEMACGVDGVSVSNCVFKGTDRGIRLKTRRGRGKRGVIDNLRFENIEMADVMMPLTVNMFYYCDPDGHSDYVQDQERYPVDERTPKIGTITVKDVDCTGANASFACCYGLPEQPIEGLEFSNVNVSFLPESELHPVCPIMMDNFPELKGKSFFLKNVKKVILNNVNIQGSIEEAEFINTDVNGEVVYEDSKARAV
- a CDS encoding sugar kinase, with amino-acid sequence MNKKYDLVTFGEVMMRLSSPNSSRVAESDSFNKCAGGSELNVAAGASILGAKSAFITSIPDNFNGNYVRSKIREKGVFDEYVLTDESKDARLGIYYYEFGASPKKPTVVYDRNDSSFSKISLDSIPEEVFSSTEIFHTCGISLALNKNLNSVTKALIKKFKEHGALISFDCNFRANLWSVEEARAAVTEILPLIDIFFVSEETNYHMMGRTGTLEDIMKSYSDEYGVSLVFTTQRKVKSPKTHDFTSIAYDAAADRYFTEKPYEDIDIVDRVGSGDAYCSGVLGGLIKHSDTLTALQYGNAAAAIKCTVPGDMISTDKKEIDSIIREHNTDGPKHEMNR
- a CDS encoding gluconate 5-dehydrogenase; its protein translation is MDSFSLNGKVALVTGASHGIGMAIAQALYQAGAKVAFNSSSEAGLEKGLAGYKELGVEVKGYVCDVCDEAAVTKMVADIEKELGVIDILVNNAGIIRRIPMTEMSVEEFKKVVDTDLNAPFIVSKAVIPAMIKKGHGKIINICSLMSELGRETVSAYAAAKGGLKMLTRNICSEFGEANIQCNGIGPGYIATSQTAPLRERQADGSRHPFDSFIVAKTPAGRWGEVDDLKGPAVFLASDASDFVNGQILYVDGGITAYIGKQP
- a CDS encoding bifunctional 4-hydroxy-2-oxoglutarate aldolase/2-dehydro-3-deoxy-phosphogluconate aldolase; this translates as MNKEKMEKVMENFSEVGIIPVVVLNDAKDAEPLGKALMEGGLPAAEVTFRTDAAEESIRILSEKYPDMLVGAGTVLTKDQVDRAVNAGAKFVVSPGFDPEIVKYCLDKDIPVCPGTATASEVLAAANLGLTHVKFFPAENAGGLKMIKAIGAALQSIKFMPTGGINASNVRDYLASEKIFCCGGSWMVKGDLIKAGKFDEIKALVAEAADIVKEVRNSLSKAA
- a CDS encoding AraC family transcriptional regulator, producing MRVSDLNIDRVYINSVIRGKDFKMVENHFHYYYELFYVKSGSCRCFIYDNLYEMKGGDFIVIPPREPHYNKYNTQCERINIYFNEEDLDDDGRPIVENLKEKFLSANLTHIPRAYRSTIDNVLESMLKEDKVDDESTKVLMQLMLKEFLLYCNRCCVAKAGKTVSDGDMDSDILRSAQYITEHYNQNITLESLSKSVNLSPSYFSRRFRQITGCGMKEYLCHTRLTHAALELISTDHSVTEVSMNSGFSDSNYFKDAFKKEYGLSPRAYRNSKTTDYLLAQSMKRDKENA
- a CDS encoding sugar kinase, translated to MNLNLKDKKECKFDAVSLGEVMLRLDPGEGRIRTARSFRAWEGGGEYNVIRGLHKCFGMDTAVITSFADNEVGKLMKDFIEQGGVDTSLINWKKTDGIGRVCRNGINFTERGFGIRGAVGCSDRFNTAISQATAEDLDFEYIFGELGVRWLHTGGIYAALSETASDTVVKAIKTAKKYGTIVSYDLNYRPSMWSAIGGQEKAQEVNKEIAKYVDVMIGNEEDFTACLGFKIEGNDENLKELNLEGYKKMIGEAAKTYPNFKVVATTLRTVKTATVNDWKAICWADGEIYKSKEYNGLEIMDRVGGGDSFASGLVYGLMTTEDPEKAVNYGAAHGALAMTTPGDTSMASLSEVEGIMGGAGARVKR
- a CDS encoding glycoside hydrolase family 88 protein; its protein translation is MTGLKLMTDSDEKIKKYIDYMIENSTAEMPYWNQEKIRSGKANKWNYIDGCMITAILELYEITQDQKYADFADSFVGWFINDDGSVKTYDPEEKNLDHLGAARNLFKLYDITKNEKYRKAMEVFRHQLDIQPRTSEGSFWHKNIYPNQVWLDGLYMAEPFYMTYETRYNRMRFCSDSFKQFEIVKSRMKNTGNGLYYHGYDESREMYWADKNTGCSQCTWLRSMGWMMCALVETAAAMDESLYYEYRTLGKMLKDAADALADWQDESGLFYQVVDHPEATGNYLETSGTALIAYALLKGVRLEILPDRFEAIGEKAFEGIVKNKLKFKEDGVISLSDICLVAGLGGENHRDGSMEYYFSEPIVEDDAKGSAPFILAYTEILRRKKKAWNLKL
- the kduI gene encoding 5-dehydro-4-deoxy-D-glucuronate isomerase, producing the protein MDTRYSCNPEDFKRYNTDEIRKEFLIENLYVDDKVTAVYSHVDRMVTLGIKPVNKALSIDDGIDVWHNFGTEFFLERREIGIFNIGEAGSIEVDGTNYALGHGDCLYITRGAKSVHFSSDSSSAPAKFFAVSAPAHTSYETKLIKIADANKRPCGSAEEANKRTINQFIHPDVLKTCQLSMGMTVLEPGSIWNTMPAHTHERRMEIYTYFDLGEDDVVFHMMGQGNETRHIVMHNEEAVISPSWSIHSGAGTKNYTFIWAMGGENQTFDDMDNIEKKDLR